In the genome of Aureimonas sp. OT7, one region contains:
- a CDS encoding isoprenyl transferase codes for MRHPRHIAIIMDGNGRWAKARGLPRTMGHRRGVEALRDAVRAVGQLGIEVLTLFAFSSENWRRPQDEVSELMSLLKIFIRRDLAELHREGVRVRIIGARDNLPGDILGLLEEAESLTRGNTGTTLVIAFNYGARDEIARAARRIAERVAAGELRSEDIDASAMDAHMDTAGLPELDLIIRTSGEQRLSNFLLWQSAYAELVFLPCLWPDFDRAALQAALDEYASRDRRFGAVSQEIAS; via the coding sequence GTGCGGCACCCCCGACATATCGCGATCATCATGGATGGCAACGGCCGCTGGGCGAAGGCCCGTGGCCTGCCCCGGACCATGGGGCACCGCCGCGGGGTGGAGGCGCTGCGCGATGCCGTGCGCGCGGTCGGTCAACTCGGTATCGAGGTCCTGACCCTGTTCGCCTTCTCGTCCGAGAACTGGCGCCGGCCACAGGACGAAGTCAGCGAATTGATGTCGCTGCTCAAGATATTCATCCGGCGGGATCTTGCGGAACTGCATCGCGAGGGCGTTCGCGTGCGCATCATCGGCGCCCGCGACAATCTGCCCGGCGATATCCTCGGCCTTCTCGAAGAGGCCGAAAGCCTGACGCGCGGCAATACCGGGACGACGCTGGTGATCGCCTTCAATTACGGCGCGCGCGACGAGATCGCGCGGGCCGCGCGGCGTATCGCCGAGCGCGTCGCGGCAGGCGAGTTGCGCAGCGAGGACATCGACGCTTCGGCGATGGACGCTCACATGGATACGGCGGGGCTGCCCGAGCTCGACCTCATCATCCGCACCAGCGGCGAGCAAAGGCTGTCCAACTTCCTGCTCTGGCAGTCGGCCTATGCCGAACTGGTTTTCCTGCCATGCCTGTGGCCCGACTTCGATCGCGCCGCCCTGCAGGCCGCGCTCGATGAATATGCCTCGCGTGATCGCCGCTTCGGCGCCGTGTCGCAAGAGATCGCGTCCTGA
- the frr gene encoding ribosome recycling factor, with protein sequence MADFDVNEIKRRMDGAVSAFKSDLAGLRTGRASANLLDPITVDAYGSSMPLNQVANVTVPESRMIAVSVWDKSMVGAVERAIRESNLGLNPITDGTTLRIPLPELNEQRRKELVKVAHQYAENARVAARHVRRDGMETLKKMEKDGDIGQDDSRQTSDKVQKMTDDTVSEIDKLLAAKEGEIMQV encoded by the coding sequence ATGGCCGACTTCGACGTCAATGAAATCAAGCGCCGCATGGATGGCGCCGTAAGCGCCTTCAAAAGCGATCTTGCCGGACTTCGGACGGGGCGGGCCTCCGCGAATCTTCTCGATCCCATCACGGTCGATGCCTATGGGTCCTCCATGCCGCTCAACCAGGTCGCCAACGTCACCGTGCCGGAATCGCGCATGATCGCCGTGTCCGTATGGGACAAGTCGATGGTGGGCGCGGTGGAGCGCGCCATCCGCGAAAGCAATCTGGGCCTCAACCCGATCACCGACGGGACCACCCTGCGGATCCCGTTGCCCGAGCTCAACGAGCAGCGCCGCAAGGAACTGGTCAAGGTGGCCCACCAGTATGCCGAAAACGCCCGCGTGGCTGCGCGCCACGTGCGCCGCGACGGGATGGAAACCCTGAAGAAGATGGAGAAGGACGGCGACATCGGGCAGGATGACAGCCGCCAGACGTCCGACAAGGTCCAGAAGATGACCGATGACACCGTGTCGGAGATCGATAAGCTGCTGGCCGCCAAGGAAGGCGAGATCATGCAGGTCTGA
- the pyrH gene encoding UMP kinase produces MARQGRLTLRYKSVLLKVSGEALMGAQGFGIDVAVADRIAADIHQVRELGVRISVVIGGGNIFRGVAVASKGGDRVTGDHMGMLATVINALALRTSLTKIGVDAIVLSAIAMPEICESFSQRAALAHAQAGRVVIFAGGTGNPFFTTDSAAALRAAEMGVEALFKGTQVDGIYSADPKLYPDAERYETLTHDEILQKGLAVMDIAAVALARENHIPIVVFSIHEGGEFARIVSGQGRATIVSD; encoded by the coding sequence ATGGCTCGACAGGGAAGACTGACTTTGCGTTACAAAAGCGTACTTCTGAAAGTATCCGGCGAAGCGCTCATGGGCGCGCAGGGCTTCGGCATCGACGTCGCCGTCGCGGACCGGATCGCAGCCGATATCCACCAGGTGCGCGAACTCGGCGTCAGGATCTCCGTCGTCATCGGCGGCGGCAATATCTTCCGCGGCGTCGCCGTGGCGTCCAAGGGCGGAGACCGCGTCACCGGCGACCACATGGGCATGCTCGCCACCGTCATCAACGCCCTCGCGTTGCGGACATCCCTTACCAAGATCGGCGTCGACGCCATCGTGCTGTCGGCTATCGCCATGCCCGAAATCTGCGAAAGCTTTTCGCAGAGGGCGGCCCTGGCCCATGCGCAGGCCGGCCGGGTCGTCATCTTTGCCGGCGGTACGGGCAATCCCTTCTTCACCACCGATTCCGCCGCCGCCCTGCGCGCCGCCGAGATGGGAGTGGAGGCGCTGTTCAAGGGCACGCAGGTCGATGGCATCTACAGCGCCGACCCCAAACTCTATCCCGATGCAGAGCGCTACGAGACGCTGACGCACGATGAAATCCTGCAGAAGGGCCTTGCCGTGATGGACATCGCGGCGGTTGCGCTGGCGCGCGAAAACCATATCCCCATCGTGGTCTTCTCCATCCACGAAGGCGGCGAGTTTGCCCGGATCGTATCCGGGCAGGGGCGCGCGACGATCGTGTCCGACTGA